From the Aspergillus puulaauensis MK2 DNA, chromosome 1, nearly complete sequence genome, the window GCACCGCCATGAATTGTTTGAACAAGAGGAAGCCTTGATTGGTGGCCCCGTAAGCTTAGGACAAGGCTGCTTTACTATTACGCAACTTAGATAAGTAGCTAATCTTGAGCACTGCCCATTGAATTATCATTATCCAGAGGCAATGGATCATGACTTTGTGATATTAAGCTGGATAACTGCCCAGAGGCCTGAAGCCCTATGTTATGCCACTCTAATTTTCTGTGTCAGTGATTAAAGCACTATTAGACTGAGAGAGTAGTTTGAATTCAGTTTAACCTCACCCTTTAGACTTGCCTCCTGTACAGCAAACAAGAGATGCTCTTTCAAACCCTATTATGATAATATATGATAGGCTGTCCTGAAACAATTGGCTCTCTACACAACAATGGGACAAGGATAAAAGGGTCACAGCTTCAAGGACCAACAGCGAAGTAGTAATCCGCAAAACATGCAGTCTCGGTAGCAGTAGCACCAGTCGACACTTCCGGTCCATGTTGGGCGCCCGTGGTTGGGGAAGCAGGGATAGGCATTCATGTTTAATATTACAAACTTGTAACACTCCTTGCTGCGGTTTCATTTTCGAGCCTCAGCACGGCAAGGGGTCCCTTGCACTCTCATAAATAAGCCAGTAAACTGAGGCCAATTGGTGTCCACTCTCGCTCAAACTATTGATCGATCGACGGATCGATCGGCCGACCCAGCATTGATAATTTGATGCCGCTTTGGGAGTGGAACTTAGCAAGCCAGGGCGATATGCATAGTGACCTGGGACAGTCGTTCGAACATCACCAAGGTCCGACGGACAAGCGGAATCACCAAGATATTACAAGCGCGTGAGCCTTGATTGAATCATTCCGTCCAACACCGATGGACTCTCGGATTTGTTCGGAAGGCCTACCAGACAGAGCATTCTTCCCTGTACATATTTCATACTATGAGGGGCTATATTGAATTCCCCAAAGTGGATCTGTGACCTCCGAGATCTGATCCACAGTTTGGGAACGAAGGAAGCTCGGAGGAAGAATTGCGGTATGTGCAATATAAATACCGCTCCAAGTGCCAGCCTGGAGGAAATTATCAACTTAACCCTTCTCCATTATCATTACCGTTGAAGCCTTTGAGTTGAAACGCCCAATATGAAGCCTTCTTTTGTTATTCTGCCTCTCTCCCTCGTTCTCCCAGGTGTCTTTGCTGCATGCAAAACAAATGAGAAATACTGCGGTAATGGCCTAACAGACCAGCTAGGTAAGCACCCTTCACATAGCTGTTCGCACTTACTTTTGCAGTGAAGAAAGAATGCCGTACTTACTGCCTGGAATGTAACAACAGGGTACCGCAAGGAACAGGTCCTATCTGCAGCgcaaaaaaataaagatttgCCGCCTGATGCCAGAAGCGAAGACTGGATGAACGTCATATTCAACTGTGTTGATGGTGAAAACATTGAGGCGCTTTACTATTGTGGCGAACCTGATGTTTGTGACCCAAAGCATAAGGATGGGACCGGCGCTGTATGCCAATTTGCCTTTTTTCGTGAGTTGTGTGAGCTCAATTGAAATGGAATGGTGGTTTATACTAACACCCTGGCTCaagctgatgatgatgatgatgatgattatTAAGTCCAATTTGAAAAGAAGAGGGATGGATGTGGTTGAAACAAGGGTAGAATAGTCAGTCTATGTTAAGAAGTTCAACTCTAGGTCTTTAAATCTTACACGTTGTCTCCATGCTCTCatgctttcccttctttcATAAGGTATCTTCAATATTATTGATCATGAGACTAGCGGACTTAATGGTAGTTGACTTGGATCCTGGCTTGCAAGATTGCTATGGTCCACTTGGAAACTCTGGGAATTTGCAGGAAGACCTCACCGGCGCATTTCCTGAATCAGGAAGAAACCGCTGAG encodes:
- a CDS encoding uncharacterized protein (SECRETED:SignalP(1-19)); its protein translation is MKPSFVILPLSLVLPGVFAACKTNEKYCGNGLTDQLGYRKEQVLSAAQKNKDLPPDARSEDWMNVIFNCVDGENIEALYYCGEPDVCDPKHKDGTGAVCQFAFFPDDDDDDDY